The following proteins are co-located in the Citrobacter freundii ATCC 8090 = MTCC 1658 = NBRC 12681 genome:
- the metH gene encoding methionine synthase produces MSSKVEQLRQQLNERILVLDGGMGTMIQGYRLSEEDFRGERFAEWPCDLKGNNDLLVLSKPEVIAAIHNAYFEAGADIIETNTFNSTTIAMADYQMESLSAEINFAAAKLARAAADEWTARTPNKPRYVAGVLGPTNRTASISPDVNDPAYRNITFDQLVAAYRESTKALVEGGSDLILIETVFDTLNAKAAIFAVKTEFEALGVELPIMLSGTITDASGRTLSGQTTEAFYNSLRHADALTFGLNCALGPDELRQYVQELSRIAECYVTAHPNAGLPNAFGEYDLDADTMAAQIREWAEAGFLNIVGGCCGTTPEHIAAMSRAVDGLPPRRLPEIPVACRLSGLEPLNIGDDSLFVNVGERTNVTGSAKFKRLIKEEKYSEALDVARQQVESGAQIIDINMDEGMLDAEAAMVRFLNLIAGEPDIARVPIMIDSSKWEVIEKGLKCIQGKGIVNSISMKEGVETFIHHAKLLRRYGAAVVVMAFDEQGQADTRARKIEICRRAYKILTEEVGFPPEDIIFDPNIFAVATGIDEHNNYAQDFIGACEDIKRELPHALISGGVSNVSFSFRGNDPVREAIHAVFLYYAIRNGMDMGIVNAGQLAIYDDLPTELRDAVEDVILNCRDDGTERLLELAEKYRGSKTDDTANAQMAEWRSWDVKKRLEYSLVKGITEFIELDTEEARQQAARPIEVIEGPLMDGMNVVGDLFGEGKMFLPQVVKSARVMKQAVAYLEPYIEASKEKGSSNGKMVIATVKGDVHDIGKNIVGVVLQCNNYEIVDLGVMVPAEKILRTAREVNADLIGLSGLITPSLDEMVNVAKEMERQGFTIPLLIGGATTSKAHTAVKIEQNYSGPTVYVQNASRTVGVVAALLSDTQRDDFVARTRKEYETVRIQHARKKPRTPPVTLQAARDNDLAFDWENYTPPVAHRLGVQEVEASIETLRNYIDWTPFFMTWSLAGKYPRILEDEVVGEEAKRLFKDANDMLDKLSAEKTLNPRGVVGLFPANRVGDDIEIYRDETRTHVINVSHHLRQQTEKVGFANYCLSDFVAPKLSGKADYIGAFAVTGGLEEDALADAFEAQHDDYNKIMVKAIADRLAEAFAEYLHERVRKVYWGYAANENLSNEELIRENYQGIRPAPGYPACPEHTEKATIWELLDVEAHTGMKLTESFAMWPGASVSGWYFSHPDSKYYAVAQIQRDQVEDYAFRKGMSVAEVERWLAPNLGYDAD; encoded by the coding sequence GTGAGCAGCAAAGTAGAACAATTACGTCAGCAGTTAAATGAACGTATTCTGGTGCTGGACGGCGGTATGGGCACCATGATCCAGGGATATCGTCTGAGCGAAGAGGATTTCCGCGGCGAACGCTTTGCCGAATGGCCGTGCGATCTGAAAGGCAACAACGACCTGTTGGTGCTCAGCAAACCGGAGGTGATCGCCGCGATTCACAACGCCTACTTCGAGGCGGGCGCGGACATAATCGAAACCAACACCTTTAACTCCACGACTATCGCCATGGCGGATTACCAGATGGAATCCCTGTCGGCGGAAATCAACTTTGCGGCAGCCAAACTGGCGCGCGCGGCGGCAGATGAATGGACGGCACGCACGCCGAACAAACCGCGCTACGTCGCGGGCGTGCTTGGCCCAACCAACCGTACGGCGTCTATCTCGCCCGACGTCAACGACCCGGCTTACCGCAATATTACCTTTGATCAGCTGGTGGCCGCCTACCGCGAATCCACCAAAGCGCTGGTGGAAGGCGGCAGTGACCTGATCCTGATTGAAACCGTTTTCGATACCCTCAACGCCAAAGCCGCTATTTTCGCGGTTAAAACTGAATTCGAAGCGCTGGGCGTTGAGCTGCCGATTATGCTCTCCGGCACCATCACCGACGCTTCCGGGCGTACGCTCTCCGGCCAGACCACCGAAGCATTCTACAACTCCCTGCGCCACGCCGATGCGCTGACTTTTGGTCTGAACTGTGCCTTAGGCCCGGACGAACTGCGCCAGTACGTGCAGGAACTGTCGCGTATTGCCGAATGCTACGTTACCGCGCACCCGAACGCCGGGCTGCCGAACGCCTTTGGTGAGTACGATCTCGATGCCGACACCATGGCGGCGCAAATCCGCGAATGGGCCGAGGCGGGCTTCCTGAATATTGTTGGCGGCTGCTGCGGCACCACGCCGGAACACATCGCCGCCATGAGTCGCGCAGTGGACGGACTGCCGCCACGCCGCTTGCCGGAAATCCCGGTTGCCTGCCGTCTGTCTGGCCTCGAACCGCTGAACATCGGCGACGACAGCCTGTTTGTGAATGTCGGCGAGCGTACCAACGTTACCGGTTCGGCGAAGTTTAAACGCCTGATCAAAGAAGAGAAATACAGCGAAGCGCTGGATGTCGCCCGTCAGCAGGTGGAAAGCGGCGCGCAGATCATCGATATCAACATGGATGAGGGGATGCTCGACGCCGAAGCGGCGATGGTTCGTTTCCTCAACCTGATTGCCGGTGAACCGGATATCGCCCGCGTGCCGATTATGATCGACTCCTCGAAATGGGAAGTAATCGAAAAAGGGCTGAAGTGCATTCAGGGTAAAGGCATCGTTAACTCCATCTCGATGAAAGAGGGGGTTGAGACCTTTATCCATCACGCGAAGCTGCTGCGTCGCTACGGTGCTGCAGTGGTGGTGATGGCCTTTGACGAGCAGGGCCAGGCCGACACTCGCGCGCGCAAAATTGAGATCTGCCGTCGGGCGTACAAGATTCTTACCGAAGAGGTGGGCTTTCCGCCGGAAGATATTATCTTTGACCCGAACATCTTTGCGGTGGCGACCGGGATTGATGAACACAACAACTACGCGCAGGACTTTATCGGGGCCTGTGAAGATATCAAACGCGAACTGCCGCATGCGCTGATCTCCGGCGGCGTTTCTAACGTTTCATTCTCGTTCCGTGGCAACGACCCAGTACGTGAAGCCATTCACGCGGTATTCCTCTACTACGCCATTCGCAACGGCATGGACATGGGGATCGTCAACGCCGGACAACTGGCAATTTACGACGACCTGCCCACCGAGCTGCGCGATGCGGTTGAGGACGTGATCCTCAACTGTCGTGACGATGGCACCGAACGACTGCTGGAGCTTGCTGAGAAGTATCGCGGCAGTAAAACCGATGACACGGCGAATGCCCAGATGGCGGAGTGGCGCAGTTGGGACGTGAAGAAGCGCCTCGAATACTCGCTGGTGAAAGGCATAACCGAGTTTATTGAGCTGGATACCGAAGAAGCTCGCCAGCAGGCCGCGCGCCCGATCGAGGTTATTGAAGGGCCTCTGATGGACGGCATGAACGTGGTTGGCGACCTGTTCGGTGAGGGCAAAATGTTCCTGCCGCAGGTGGTGAAATCCGCTCGCGTGATGAAGCAGGCGGTGGCCTACCTTGAACCGTACATTGAGGCCAGCAAAGAGAAAGGTTCCAGCAACGGCAAAATGGTCATCGCAACCGTGAAGGGCGATGTGCACGATATCGGTAAAAATATCGTCGGCGTGGTACTGCAATGTAACAACTACGAAATCGTCGATCTTGGCGTGATGGTGCCCGCGGAGAAAATCCTCAGAACGGCGCGTGAAGTGAATGCCGATCTGATTGGCCTTTCCGGGCTGATTACCCCATCGCTGGACGAAATGGTCAACGTGGCGAAAGAGATGGAGCGTCAGGGCTTCACTATTCCGCTGCTGATTGGCGGCGCGACCACCTCGAAAGCGCACACCGCGGTGAAAATTGAGCAGAACTACAGCGGCCCGACGGTGTACGTGCAGAACGCCTCGCGTACCGTTGGCGTCGTCGCTGCGCTGCTCTCTGACACCCAACGTGATGACTTTGTCGCCCGTACGCGTAAAGAGTATGAAACCGTGCGTATCCAGCATGCGCGTAAGAAACCGCGTACTCCGCCCGTAACGTTACAGGCTGCCCGCGACAACGATCTGGCCTTTGACTGGGAAAACTACACCCCGCCGGTGGCGCACCGTCTGGGTGTACAGGAAGTGGAAGCCAGTATCGAAACCCTGCGCAACTACATCGACTGGACGCCGTTCTTTATGACCTGGTCGTTGGCCGGGAAATATCCTCGCATCCTCGAAGATGAAGTAGTGGGCGAAGAGGCGAAGCGCCTGTTCAAAGATGCCAACGACATGCTGGATAAACTCAGCGCTGAGAAGACGCTGAATCCGCGTGGCGTGGTGGGTTTATTCCCGGCCAACCGCGTGGGTGACGACATCGAGATTTACCGTGACGAGACGCGTACGCACGTCATCAACGTGAGTCATCACCTGCGCCAGCAGACGGAAAAAGTCGGTTTCGCCAACTACTGCTTGTCTGATTTTGTTGCGCCGAAACTGAGCGGTAAAGCGGACTACATCGGTGCTTTTGCGGTCACTGGTGGTCTGGAAGAAGATGCGCTGGCGGACGCCTTCGAAGCCCAGCATGACGACTACAACAAGATCATGGTGAAAGCGATCGCTGACCGTCTGGCGGAAGCGTTCGCAGAATATCTGCATGAGCGCGTACGTAAAGTCTACTGGGGCTATGCGGCGAATGAGAATCTCAGTAACGAGGAGCTGATCCGCGAAAACTACCAGGGGATTCGCCCGGCACCGGGCTATCCGGCGTGTCCGGAACACACCGAAAAAGCCACCATTTGGGAACTGCTGGACGTGGAGGCGCATACCGGGATGAAGCTCACCGAATCCTTCGCCATGTGGCCAGGTGCGTCGGTTTCCGGCTGGTATTTCAGTCATCCGGACAGCAAGTACTACGCTGTGGCGCAAATCCAGCGCGATCAGGTTGAAGATTATGCCTTCCGTAAAGGGATGAGCGTGGCAGAAGTGGAGCGCTGGTTAGCGCCGAACCTCGGCTACGACGCCGACTGA
- the iclR gene encoding glyoxylate bypass operon transcriptional repressor IclR → MVAPVPAKRGRKPAATTTPATGQVQSLTRGLKLLEWIAESNGSVALTELAQQAGLPNSTTHRLLTTMQQQGFVRQVGELGHWAVGAHAFIVGSSFLQSRNLLAIVHPILRKLMEDSGETVNLAVLDQSDHQAIIIDQVQCTQLMRMSAPIGGKLPMHASGAGKAFLSQLSEEQVTGLLHRKGLHAYTHATLVSPVHLKEDLAQTRKRGYSFDDEEHALGLRCVASCIYDEHREPFAAISISGPISRITDDRVTEFGAMAIKAAKEVTLAYGGFR, encoded by the coding sequence ATGGTTGCCCCCGTTCCCGCGAAACGCGGTAGAAAACCCGCCGCTACTACTACGCCCGCAACCGGGCAGGTTCAGTCCCTGACGCGCGGCCTGAAGCTACTGGAGTGGATTGCGGAATCCAACGGCAGCGTGGCGCTGACCGAGCTGGCGCAGCAGGCCGGCCTGCCAAACTCCACGACTCACCGATTATTGACCACCATGCAGCAGCAGGGATTTGTTCGTCAGGTTGGTGAATTAGGGCACTGGGCCGTGGGTGCACATGCGTTTATCGTCGGCAGCAGCTTTTTGCAAAGCCGTAATCTGCTGGCGATTGTGCACCCAATCCTGCGCAAGCTGATGGAAGACTCCGGTGAGACGGTCAACCTCGCCGTGCTGGATCAAAGCGATCATCAGGCCATTATTATCGACCAGGTGCAGTGCACCCAACTGATGCGCATGTCCGCGCCTATCGGCGGCAAACTGCCGATGCATGCTTCCGGCGCGGGTAAGGCGTTTTTATCCCAACTGAGCGAAGAACAGGTGACAGGGCTGCTGCACCGCAAAGGACTACACGCTTATACCCACGCCACGCTGGTGTCGCCAGTGCATCTGAAAGAGGATTTGGCTCAGACGCGCAAGCGCGGCTATTCCTTTGATGATGAGGAACATGCGCTGGGTCTGCGCTGCGTGGCGTCGTGCATTTATGACGAGCACCGCGAGCCGTTCGCCGCGATTTCCATCTCCGGACCCATTTCGCGCATTACCGACGATCGCGTGACCGAGTTCGGCGCCATGGCGATCAAAGCGGCGAAAGAAGTGACGCTGGCGTACGGCGGATTTCGCTAA
- the aceK gene encoding bifunctional isocitrate dehydrogenase kinase/phosphatase, with protein sequence MTRGLELLIAQTILQGFDAQYGRFLEVTSGAQQRFEHADWHAVQQAMKSRIHLYDHHVGLVVEQLRCITDGKSTDADFLLRVKEHYTRLLPDYPRFEIAESFFNSVYCRLFDHRSLTPERLFIFSSQPERRFRTIPRPLAKDFFPDTGWEWLLTRVLSDLPLRLPWQNKHRDIHYIIEHLTETLGADVLPGCHLQVANELFYRNKAAWLVGKLITPSGTLPFLLPIHRTDEGELFVDTCLTTTAEASIVFGFARSYFMVYAPLPAALVEWLREILPGKTTAELYMAIGCQKHAKTESYREYLLYLANCDEQFIEAPGIRGMVMLVFTLPGFDRVFKIIKDKFAPQKEMSAAHVRACYQLVKEHDRVGRMADTQEFENFVLDKRQIDPALMALLLQEAPEKITDLGDQIVIRHLYIERRMVPLNIWLEQVEGQQLRDAIEEYGNAIRQLAAANIFPGDMLFKNFGVTRHGRVVFYDYDEICYMTEVNFRHIPPPRYPEDEMSAEPWYSVSPGDVFPEEFRHWLCADPRIGPLFEEMHADLFSADYWRGLQTRIKNGHVEDVYAYRRKQRFSVRYETDRRPGKA encoded by the coding sequence ATGACGCGTGGCCTGGAATTACTGATTGCTCAGACGATTTTGCAAGGTTTCGACGCCCAGTACGGGCGTTTTCTGGAAGTCACCTCCGGCGCGCAGCAGCGTTTTGAACATGCCGACTGGCATGCGGTTCAGCAGGCGATGAAAAGCCGTATTCACCTTTACGATCATCACGTAGGTCTGGTGGTGGAGCAGTTGCGCTGCATTACAGACGGCAAAAGTACCGACGCGGATTTTTTACTTCGCGTGAAAGAGCATTACACCCGGCTACTGCCGGATTACCCGCGCTTCGAGATTGCGGAGAGCTTTTTTAACTCCGTTTACTGTCGGTTATTTGACCACCGCTCGCTGACTCCCGAGCGGCTGTTTATTTTCAGTTCTCAGCCAGAGCGTCGTTTCCGCACGATCCCACGCCCGTTGGCGAAAGACTTTTTTCCTGATACCGGCTGGGAGTGGCTGCTAACTCGCGTCCTTAGCGATCTTCCCCTACGTCTTCCATGGCAGAATAAACATCGTGATATCCACTACATCATCGAACACCTGACCGAAACCCTGGGAGCGGATGTGTTGCCTGGCTGCCATTTACAGGTGGCGAATGAACTGTTTTATCGTAACAAGGCAGCCTGGCTGGTCGGTAAGCTGATTACCCCTTCTGGAACGCTGCCGTTTTTACTGCCAATCCACCGGACAGACGAAGGTGAGTTGTTTGTCGATACCTGCCTGACCACGACGGCGGAGGCGAGCATTGTGTTTGGCTTCGCCCGCTCCTACTTTATGGTGTATGCCCCGCTGCCCGCGGCACTGGTGGAGTGGTTGCGCGAGATCCTGCCCGGTAAAACCACCGCTGAATTGTATATGGCGATTGGCTGTCAGAAGCATGCAAAAACGGAAAGTTATCGGGAGTATCTGCTCTACCTGGCCAACTGTGATGAGCAGTTTATTGAAGCGCCGGGGATCCGCGGTATGGTGATGCTGGTGTTTACCCTGCCGGGCTTTGACCGGGTGTTTAAAATCATTAAAGACAAATTTGCGCCGCAAAAAGAGATGTCTGCCGCCCACGTCCGCGCCTGTTATCAACTGGTCAAAGAGCACGATCGTGTGGGGCGGATGGCTGACACCCAGGAGTTCGAGAATTTTGTGCTGGATAAACGGCAAATCGATCCGGCGCTGATGGCGCTGTTATTGCAGGAAGCCCCGGAAAAAATTACCGATCTTGGCGATCAGATTGTCATTCGCCATCTGTATATCGAACGACGGATGGTGCCGCTGAATATCTGGCTGGAGCAAGTCGAAGGTCAACAACTGCGCGATGCCATTGAAGAGTACGGCAACGCGATTCGTCAGCTGGCCGCCGCCAATATTTTCCCCGGCGATATGCTGTTTAAGAACTTCGGCGTCACCCGTCACGGGCGCGTGGTGTTCTACGACTACGATGAAATCTGCTACATGACGGAGGTTAATTTCCGTCATATCCCGCCGCCACGCTACCCGGAAGATGAGATGAGCGCTGAGCCGTGGTACAGCGTATCGCCTGGAGATGTCTTCCCGGAAGAGTTTCGCCACTGGCTATGTGCCGACCCGCGTATCGGGCCGCTATTTGAAGAGATGCACGCTGACTTGTTCAGCGCCGACTACTGGCGGGGTTTGCAAACGCGGATTAAAAACGGGCATGTGGAAGATGTTTACGCCTACCGACGCAAACAGCGTTTCAGCGTGCGTTATGAAACCGACCGTAGGCCGGGTAAGGCGTAA
- the aceA gene encoding isocitrate lyase — protein sequence MKTRTQQIEELQKEWTQPRWEGITRPYSAEEVVKLRGSVNPECTLAQLGAAKMWRLLHGESKKGYINSLGALTGGQALQQAKAGIEAVYLSGWQVAADANLASSMYPDQSLYPANSVPAVVDRINNTFRRADQIQWSTGIEPNDPRYVDYFLPIVADAEAGFGGVLNAFELMKSMIEAGAAAVHFEDQLASVKKCGHMGGKVLVPTQEAIQKLVAARLAADVMGVPTLVIARTDADAADLITSDCDPYDSEFITGERTSEGFYRTHAGIEQAISRGLAYAPYADLVWCETSTPDLELAKRFADAIHAKFPGKLLAYNCSPSFNWQKNLDDKTIASFQQQLSDMGYKYQFITLAGIHSMWFNMFDLAHSYAQGEGMRHYVEKVQQPEFAAAKDGYTFVSHQQEVGTGYFDKVTTIIQGGASSVTALTGSTEESQF from the coding sequence ATGAAAACCCGTACTCAACAAATCGAAGAATTACAGAAAGAATGGACTCAACCGCGCTGGGAAGGCATCACCCGTCCATATAGCGCGGAGGAAGTGGTGAAATTACGTGGCTCGGTCAACCCGGAATGCACGCTGGCTCAGCTTGGCGCGGCGAAAATGTGGCGTCTGCTGCACGGCGAATCGAAGAAAGGTTATATCAACAGCCTCGGCGCGCTGACTGGCGGTCAGGCGCTGCAGCAGGCGAAAGCCGGTATTGAAGCGGTCTACCTTTCAGGCTGGCAGGTGGCGGCAGATGCCAACCTGGCCTCCAGCATGTACCCGGACCAATCGCTGTATCCGGCGAACTCCGTCCCGGCAGTGGTGGATCGGATCAACAACACATTCCGTCGCGCCGATCAGATCCAATGGTCAACCGGTATTGAGCCGAACGATCCGCGCTATGTGGATTACTTCCTGCCGATCGTCGCCGATGCAGAAGCGGGTTTTGGCGGCGTCCTGAACGCGTTTGAACTGATGAAATCGATGATTGAGGCTGGTGCAGCGGCCGTTCACTTCGAAGATCAGCTCGCATCGGTAAAAAAATGTGGTCACATGGGCGGCAAAGTTCTGGTGCCGACTCAGGAAGCTATCCAGAAACTGGTGGCCGCCCGTCTGGCAGCCGACGTCATGGGTGTTCCGACGCTGGTTATTGCGCGTACTGATGCTGACGCAGCCGATCTGATAACGTCTGACTGCGACCCATACGACAGCGAGTTCATCACCGGCGAACGTACCAGCGAAGGGTTCTACCGTACGCATGCGGGTATTGAGCAGGCGATCAGCCGTGGTCTGGCCTATGCACCTTATGCGGATCTGGTGTGGTGTGAAACCTCCACGCCGGATCTCGAACTGGCGAAGCGCTTTGCCGATGCGATTCACGCGAAATTCCCCGGCAAACTGCTGGCCTACAACTGTTCGCCGTCATTTAACTGGCAGAAAAACCTGGACGACAAAACCATTGCCAGCTTCCAGCAGCAACTGTCGGATATGGGTTACAAATACCAGTTCATTACCCTGGCGGGCATCCACAGCATGTGGTTCAACATGTTCGACCTCGCACACTCCTATGCGCAGGGTGAAGGCATGCGCCACTATGTTGAGAAGGTTCAGCAGCCAGAATTTGCGGCGGCTAAAGACGGTTACACCTTCGTGTCCCATCAGCAGGAAGTGGGTACAGGCTACTTCGACAAAGTCACTACTATCATTCAGGGCGGCGCTTCCTCGGTGACCGCGCTGACCGGCTCGACCGAAGAATCGCAGTTTTGA
- the aceB gene encoding malate synthase A: protein MNQQATTTDELVFTRPRGEQEQQILTAEAVEFLTELVTRFTPKRNKLLAARIQQQQDIDDGKLPDFISETDSIREGDWKIRGIPDDLLDRRVEITGPVERKMVINALNANVKVFMADFEDSLAPEWNKVIDGQINLRDAVNGTISYTNEAGKIYQLKPNPALLVCRVRGLHLPEKHVTWRGESIPGSLFDFALYFFHNYKTLLAKGSGPYFYLPKTQAWQEAAWWSEVFSYAEDRFNLPRGTIKATLLIETLPAVFQMDEILYALRDHIVGLNCGRWDYIFSYIKTLKNHPDRVLPDRQVVTMDKPFLSAYSRLLIKTCHKRGAFAMGGMAAFIPSKDAERNNQVLTKVKADKALEANNGHDGTWIAHPGLADTAMAVFNDVLGENKNQLFVTREEDAPITAEQLLAPCEGERTEEGMRANIRVAVQYIEAWISGNGCVPIYGLMEDAATAEISRTSIWQWIHHQKTLSNGKPVTKPLFRQMLAEEMLVIQDELGEHRYSSGRFDDAARLMEQITTSDELIDFLTLPGYRLLA from the coding sequence ATGAATCAACAGGCAACGACAACCGATGAACTGGTCTTCACCAGGCCGCGTGGCGAACAGGAGCAACAAATTCTGACCGCTGAAGCAGTAGAGTTTCTGACTGAACTGGTGACAAGATTTACGCCAAAACGCAATAAACTTCTGGCTGCACGTATCCAGCAGCAGCAGGATATTGATGACGGTAAGTTGCCTGATTTTATTTCGGAAACGGATTCCATTCGAGAAGGTGACTGGAAAATTCGCGGAATTCCTGATGATTTACTGGATCGCCGCGTAGAGATAACTGGGCCTGTTGAGCGCAAGATGGTTATCAACGCGCTGAATGCGAACGTCAAAGTCTTTATGGCTGATTTTGAAGATTCGCTGGCTCCTGAGTGGAACAAAGTTATCGACGGGCAGATAAACCTGCGCGATGCGGTCAATGGCACCATTAGCTATACCAATGAAGCGGGTAAAATTTACCAGCTCAAACCTAATCCGGCTCTGTTGGTATGCCGCGTTCGTGGTCTGCATCTGCCGGAAAAACACGTCACCTGGCGTGGCGAATCCATCCCGGGCAGCCTGTTCGATTTTGCCCTCTATTTCTTCCACAATTACAAAACGTTGCTGGCAAAAGGCAGCGGCCCTTACTTCTACCTGCCAAAAACGCAGGCCTGGCAAGAAGCAGCATGGTGGAGCGAAGTGTTCAGCTATGCAGAAGATCGCTTTAATCTGCCACGCGGCACCATCAAAGCGACTCTGCTGATTGAAACGCTGCCGGCCGTCTTCCAGATGGACGAAATTCTGTACGCCCTGCGTGACCATATTGTCGGTCTGAACTGCGGTCGCTGGGACTACATATTCAGCTATATCAAAACGCTGAAGAACCATCCGGATCGCGTGCTGCCGGACCGTCAGGTGGTGACGATGGATAAGCCATTCCTCAGCGCCTATTCGCGTCTGCTGATTAAAACCTGTCATAAACGTGGCGCATTCGCGATGGGCGGCATGGCAGCTTTCATTCCCAGCAAAGATGCGGAACGTAACAACCAGGTTCTGACCAAGGTAAAAGCGGACAAAGCGCTGGAAGCAAATAACGGTCATGACGGCACATGGATTGCTCATCCGGGGCTGGCAGATACCGCTATGGCGGTGTTCAACGACGTACTCGGTGAAAACAAAAATCAGCTGTTCGTGACCCGTGAAGAAGATGCCCCGATTACCGCAGAGCAACTGTTGGCACCTTGTGAAGGTGAGCGTACTGAAGAAGGCATGCGCGCCAACATTCGTGTTGCGGTGCAGTACATCGAAGCGTGGATCTCCGGTAACGGCTGCGTACCGATTTACGGTCTGATGGAAGATGCGGCCACTGCCGAAATCTCCCGTACCTCCATCTGGCAATGGATCCACCACCAGAAGACGCTCAGCAACGGCAAGCCGGTTACCAAACCGCTGTTCCGTCAGATGCTGGCCGAAGAGATGCTGGTGATTCAGGACGAGCTGGGCGAACACCGCTACAGCAGCGGGCGTTTTGACGATGCCGCGCGCCTGATGGAGCAAATCACTACCTCTGATGAATTGATCGATTTCTTGACCCTGCCAGGCTACCGCCTGCTGGCGTAA
- the metA gene encoding homoserine O-acetyltransferase MetA encodes MPIRVQDELPAVNFLREENVFVMTTSRASGQEIRPLKVLILNLMPKKIETENQFLRLLSNSPLQVDVQLLRIDARESRNTPTEHLNNFYCNFEDICDQNFDGLIVTGAPLGLVEFNDVAYWPQIQQVLEWAKDHVTSTLFVCWAVQAALNILYGIPKQTRTDKLSGVYEHHILHPHALLTRGFDDAFLAPHSRYADFPAALIRDYTDLEIFAETEEGDAYLFASKDKRIAFVTGHPEYDAHTLGSEYFRDVEAGLTPEVPYNYFPKDDPQNKPRATWRSHGNLLFTNWLNYYVYQITPYDLRHMNPTLD; translated from the coding sequence ATGCCAATTCGCGTGCAGGACGAGCTACCCGCCGTCAATTTCTTGCGTGAGGAAAACGTCTTTGTGATGACGACATCCCGCGCTTCCGGTCAGGAAATTCGACCACTGAAGGTGCTCATCCTCAACCTGATGCCCAAGAAGATTGAAACGGAAAACCAGTTTCTGCGCTTACTGTCTAACTCACCGCTACAGGTAGATGTTCAGCTATTGCGCATCGATGCTCGCGAGTCACGTAACACCCCTACGGAGCATCTGAATAACTTTTACTGTAATTTCGAGGATATCTGCGATCAGAACTTTGACGGACTGATCGTGACCGGCGCGCCGTTGGGTCTGGTCGAATTTAATGACGTGGCTTACTGGCCGCAGATTCAACAAGTGCTTGAATGGGCGAAAGATCACGTTACCTCAACGCTATTTGTTTGTTGGGCGGTGCAGGCCGCGCTGAATATCCTGTACGGAATTCCTAAGCAAACCCGTACGGACAAACTCTCAGGCGTCTATGAGCACCATATTCTGCATCCTCATGCGCTGCTGACGCGTGGATTCGATGATGCGTTCCTGGCTCCGCATTCGCGCTATGCCGATTTTCCTGCTGCGCTTATTCGCGACTACACCGATCTCGAGATTTTTGCTGAAACCGAAGAGGGAGATGCCTACCTGTTTGCCAGCAAAGATAAACGAATTGCCTTTGTGACGGGCCATCCGGAATATGATGCCCATACGCTCGGCAGTGAGTATTTTCGTGACGTCGAAGCGGGCCTAACGCCGGAAGTGCCCTATAACTACTTCCCGAAAGATGACCCGCAAAACAAACCGCGGGCAACCTGGCGTAGCCACGGTAATCTGTTGTTTACCAACTGGCTCAACTATTACGTCTACCAGATCACGCCATATGATCTGCGTCACATGAATCCAACGCTGGATTAA
- a CDS encoding acetyltransferase: MPFTIRRSRKDEGDKLISIWCRSVDATHHFLSADYRIELEELVSSFLPEAPLWVAVTEQDEPVAFMLLTDQHMDALFVDPDVRGSGVGKLLIEHALSMVSTLTTNVNEQNEQAVGFYKKMGFTVTGRTEVDDLGRAYPLLNLVHG, translated from the coding sequence ATGCCCTTTACCATTCGTCGTTCGCGTAAGGACGAAGGCGATAAGCTCATATCTATCTGGTGTCGTTCTGTCGATGCGACGCACCATTTCCTCTCTGCGGATTATCGGATTGAGCTGGAAGAGCTGGTAAGTTCATTTTTACCAGAAGCTCCGCTATGGGTTGCAGTGACAGAACAAGATGAGCCTGTCGCCTTTATGCTTTTGACCGATCAGCATATGGATGCGTTGTTTGTCGATCCGGATGTGCGTGGTAGTGGCGTTGGTAAACTGCTGATTGAACATGCTTTATCAATGGTTTCAACGCTAACGACCAACGTTAATGAACAGAATGAGCAGGCAGTTGGATTCTATAAGAAGATGGGATTTACTGTGACGGGACGGACGGAAGTGGACGATCTCGGACGAGCGTACCCGTTACTCAACCTCGTACACGGGTAG